In Planococcus citri chromosome 4, ihPlaCitr1.1, whole genome shotgun sequence, the genomic window TACGTACAATATTGCCATGATTTCTGAtggatttcttttcaatttttaatactgGATAAATGTTATACTCGGAAGTTCATACTAAATTGTGTAATATCGGTGAATGTTTTTGTACTTAcgtaggatattttttttttggtaaccaagcatttatattattttcaaacattcgtgATGTTTAGAGTATTCAACATCTCAAtactttatggaaatttttgggaaagtCAGTGCCTTATTTATTATATTTCggtggcattttttcaaatctgacgtcatacaTACACGTGTCACGTTTAGTCTTATATTCTAGTTTTCAGTAATGAGTTTTCGCTTTTTAATTTAAGGCGTACTTAATCGTATGCTTAGGTACTTTTAAATTGAATACTTCCAATGTTCTCTTTCTTCTCAATTGTCACTCCCAAGTTTAATTAATAagtagagtttttttttacattcgttGTGGAACGTTGAACGTTTAGATGTAcaaatggataattttttgttaattttaatttattcatttacaaTGTTTATATgtatagtgattttttcaattgcttTTTTGATCTCTATTATTGgagtgtgtaaaaaaaaatacaaccttTCTGAGGATTCCATCTGTTTCTTATCACGAGActctttttatttgaaaatttcttcaattgtaATGGCCAATGGGTGCCTATGAAAGTATTCGTGCGTTTAATTTGTATCTACAGGCTGTTTGGAAAACGGTCGAATTGGAGGGGAGAGGGGAATGTTTGAATATGCTCTAAATATTTACCTATGTCTACATCACTGTTGCGTATTGTATCGAATACCtagtttgaaaatcattttcaagaaatcaaaatatttttcaactcacgACTATAAGAATTACGCATATAACTTGTGACAATGATATTTCGTAACAAGGATGAAATAAATTCGAAACACgattagaaaaatcaaataatttattgAGAGCAAGGACGTCATGATtgcaaaactttgaaataatcGAAAAGCAGtctccaaagaaaaaaaaagaagcatgGAAACAATACAAAATTACGTGCCTACATGCATTTTCAGCAAACTTACATAATTACAATAATCGAGCatataaattaatcaaaatgaaAGCTTATCGATAACCTACAGGAATTCAATAAAAGTTgaggagaaaattttctttcataaaaaaaatcataatcttaGGCAATACATAAACAAAAGcgtaaactttaaaaaaaaagcagtttttaaaaaaaagtaaatcatAGGAACCAGATTTTGCAGGCAAGTTGCATAAAGTGCTAAAGATAAATGAAAGTTTACAGCGCGTTTTCCGGATTTGGGGTAGGCAAGGGTGTCGGGGTAGTGTCTCTTGAATGTTCAACTACATCGTAATTTCTTTCTTTTCGGcataaaattgggtaaaataaaaagaagtaataaataaatataccgCTTAAAATTATGGTTAAAATTAGCATAATTATTCCCACGGCTGATAACCTGAACGGTGCTgaaatatgtaataaaaatatgataaataGTGGACAAAGAGAGATTAACGacctgaaaaaatgttgaaaagtttattgttacttacatttttttgataattctttcGGAACTCCGctattacttttttctttattgccgttaatttttgaaaaagtactttCATCGTATTTATCTCCCTTAACAAATGCTAAAGCCAGGCTGATACAAGCTACAAATGAATTTCATAagagtatttttaatttccattaaattaaaaattaaaataaagattttaaagaaaatactTACATAACGAGATGAATAATAACAATggaaagtgtttaaaatttgacaTGGTTTTACTGAGATCTTTGCAATATTGAAAccgaaaataatttatttgaaaatcgcATGAAAACTGAAACACATCTGAGCGTACAATTTTATTtccacattatttttttttacgaaaagagaaattgatttttttctcaccgaTTCGCGAAATATTTACCTGCTGGAGTATCAGTCTCAGGTATTGGgttatatttataaaaaaatgtgtaataaataaaaaaaatacctatgtgtgtAAGTAAAAGTAGATACAGATAGTGAACTGAATATCGTAGaggggttttaaaaatgaatagcATTCTTTAATCATGATTGGTATTTCTCTCATGGTGGGGGTAGAAGCAACAGTTTGCCGTTATAATCTCCGTGAGATCATTGATGCATTGCATATGCAATGTGCAATTATGCATCGTGATCGAAAGCTTAAAAGGAGCCCGCTTTTTTATAGTGTAGGATACAGCCTAAAATATAGCCTATTTCGTCGAAATTTGGCGATTTTCGAAACACAGCGGGCTAATTTGTCCGGAATTGAATCCTGCTTCACGTCAGTAGCTTGGTGAATGCTGTCAAACTGGAGCGATCGAAGGATTAATGGAACTGAGTGAGATGGAAGCTGAGATTTAACTGGAAATGAATGTGTTTGAGAAGGATGGCGATGGCGAAGTGGTGAAGTGTTCGAACGGGTATTCTAATCCTACCCTACCTATCATACCAGTTTTCGGTCGAAGTTTGAAATAAAtgattgaaagttgaatgattttGTCTTAATTGTGATTGTTTAATTAATGTCGTCGAGTAACTTTACgattttgttttattaattcAACCTACTGcggtgttttgttttttcaccgacaaaaaaaaaccgacagCGGCATGTTATCGATTTTATTCAGACAGTCAAGAATCACCCCCCTCTTCAGAACTGACCAATCAAAACGACGAATTTTGCAAAGCAGCGCTGACGTTAGCATTATTTGgaattaaaatgttttctggTTTTATCGTATTGTAATGAGATAAATTGTTTCGCTCTTGTATCTTGTTATTGAATTGAATGAGAATACAGGCGTGTTAAAAAAATGACAGTAACGTTGGATATACGTAATTAATGATGGGAATGTTCAGTTATTATTGAAGTAATAACCAGTATCACCAACTATGGGGAGTCGTGATTTCAACTTAAATTCGTAATGTTTcgtattctcaaatttttcggATCTAGCATTATTCATCGATTTTCTTAGTATTTctcatgaaaacattttttaagttCAAGTGATCGCGTAATTTAGTGTTAcagtgtgaaatttttcgtaTACGTGTTGTGTTGTTGATAATAATTTAAGCTTGTGATCATTGGTGTGATGGTTGTGGAGCTGGGAATAGTTCACTATATCAAGGGCTTCCTGCCATGATTATTGAGTTAACTACGTTGAATTGTTGGTTTAACATTGCAATAATCTTATCTGAACGTACTTAAATGGCAAGCAAACTGTTTGATAAACTTTTATAACTTCCCATTTGTAATGATTTAATTTGTAATTGGTACGTAGAAAAGTTGCTtctctattgaaaaaatgtcttgtAGATATACGATGATATGGTTGATATTTTACAGAGATTAATATTGATCAGCGGCAATGCCACTTCCAAAACGAGTAGTCGAACCCATCCACATATCGAGGGGCACCGTTCCAGATTCGAACGAGATATCATTACCCAGCGAATTAGAAACTGTTACCAATGGCTCATTAGCAAATACTATTCGACAGCTGTCGAGTCTCAGTCGTCATGCCGAAGATTTATTCGGCGAATTGGCTCGCGAGGCTCATATGTTGGCTACGCGAGCCAATTCTTTACAAGCTCGTCTTGATAAATTAGCTGTTAAAACTACACAGTTGGATAGTACCGTAGAAGAAGGTATGCATTTTAATCAAGATACGTCCGAAACACGATTACTGATATCGTGTCGAGTAATTCTGCAGTACTTTTGTACGGAAATCGAAACTTACACCTAATACGTGATATTTTCGTTTACAGTTTCACTGCAAGAGATTCAAATGCGGAAAGCGTACAAAAGCTCAGGTAAATTCGATCAACAAGTCGTTTCGCGAGATACTATGCCAACTGCGATGCTCGAAACGTATAATCAATGTGATAAGCCACCGCCGTTAAATAAACTGAATCCGTATAGGTTCGTACAAATACGTTGGATTAGATTAGATTAACGCTGAGGGTTACTTGACGTTTCGTATTCAATTGTGCAGGGAGGACGATAAAGACGGTATGAAATTCTACACGGATCCGGATTACTTCTTCCAATTATGGAGTCAAGAAATGCTCAAAGATACGGAAAGAATGATGATCGATAAAGGAAAGAAGGTGGTGTTAATTTTCGTGTCAAGTGTTTCTTGTGTTTTGATCTCGTTCGCTAATGAACAATGTTTGTTTAGCCTCATAAACCAAGGTCCGCCGATAACAGCGGCGGCCGATCTAAGAAACGAGTCCGCCAACCGCACAACACGAGAGAACGTCAAAAACAAAACGCCATGAAACACGGCGAATACATAATGGCAAATTCTGAAACCGTTTACGCTCCGTCGTCAGTTCAACCGGTAATTGGCTATTTCGTTGTACCTATAGTAACGATCCGCTGAATAATTTATAAGGAATAACGATGACGTACGTcttgttttataaatttttacagCATTACGAGTACGACGAAGATTCCGCTATTAGTTCGTTATCGACTGATCAACGACCTTCGAGACCCAGTAGCATAGAAATACAACGAAATTACTCACAACACGTGGTAGATGGTGGTAATAAAGGCGTCATCTACAGTCCTACATCGACGCAACGATATAGCCCCACTAGCATTTATCAAAGGTTCGTAATACATGACAGAAATAACCCCGAAACTGTATCTTTCGTACTTATCAgctcgagatttttttctcgtctcaATTTCCAGAACTCAATACGGCACAGGAATGGCGTATTACGACGACGCATCGCATTATCAACAGCAATATATAATTAATCAATCGCAACAACAAGTTATTTCTCCCTCGGCCACGAACGGTCACGTTATGAGTGGAGGTATGATGTCACCGAACGATGCACTCAGCCCGTCTGGTACTCCAACACGTGGAAATAAAGTTAGACCATCGCAACCTCCTCCAGCTCCTCCCAGCGCCACAAATTCTAGTTCTAGGTACATCGCGAAACGCACGCTGATAATTAAAAACTAAACTTGAAACGTTTTCTAATTTGGAAATCTCTTTTTTGCAGTACCCCATCGGCCAACACACCGACTCGAGGTAGAAGCATGAGCAGTGGTCGAGAAACGTTACCAcctccgccgccgccgccggtTGAAACTTGTGTATCGGCAACACCCCCGGTGGATTTGCCACCTCCGCCCCCAGCCATGTCGCAATCACCTCCATCGAATGGAAttcctcctccacctcctccgcCACCTCCTTTGCCGCATGCCACCAACGGAATGTCTCCGATATTGACCAACGGCGATGTAGGAAAATCGCCAATTAAACCGGTAAGCTGAGAATTATACTCcgtgttggcaaaattttgctttcatCTTGGCGTTTTCTTATCGCCACCAATTACTAGAAACTAATGACGATGAAGTCATTATTATAGATTACCATTAATATCTTATCTGCGCTGCTGCTGTGTACTGATAACAGCGTCCGTAAGCGTTACCTTCGTCTAACGtgcattttgtttcttttctcaTGAGTTAGTTTTTGAGTTCAAAGGTCACCGTGTTTGCAATAATTTCGACTTCTGAGTTCTAAAGAAtgtttttgtgagaaattccGAGAATTTTTGGGTAGATGGTTAAATGGGAATGAGTAAATTAATTTAGAAAGAcgtgtaaaatttaaattttaaattgctgtCTGTCTGTGGAAGTAGATATATGCATTTACGTATTATGTAGAGAATATTATCGTCAGTTTATCGCCCCTTTCCGCTCAACTGTTGGCGATAGGGAAGTAccaatttcagttcaaaaaa contains:
- the SCAR gene encoding actin-binding protein WASF3, with the protein product MPLPKRVVEPIHISRGTVPDSNEISLPSELETVTNGSLANTIRQLSSLSRHAEDLFGELAREAHMLATRANSLQARLDKLAVKTTQLDSTVEEVSLQEIQMRKAYKSSGKFDQQVVSRDTMPTAMLETYNQCDKPPPLNKLNPYREDDKDGMKFYTDPDYFFQLWSQEMLKDTERMMIDKGKKPHKPRSADNSGGRSKKRVRQPHNTRERQKQNAMKHGEYIMANSETVYAPSSVQPHYEYDEDSAISSLSTDQRPSRPSSIEIQRNYSQHVVDGGNKGVIYSPTSTQRYSPTSIYQRTQYGTGMAYYDDASHYQQQYIINQSQQQVISPSATNGHVMSGGMMSPNDALSPSGTPTRGNKVRPSQPPPAPPSATNSSSSTPSANTPTRGRSMSSGRETLPPPPPPPVETCVSATPPVDLPPPPPAMSQSPPSNGIPPPPPPPPPLPHATNGMSPILTNGDVGKSPIKPIVTTSPPNLVASPKQVMNAENNIMHNANANPARINNPKLNGPQYDPRSDLLKAIRDGIKLRKVEKTEQKDSERVNTLHDVASILARRVAVEISDSEDESDDSEYDDDGWAEQGETAVH